A DNA window from Solanum lycopersicum chromosome 3, SLM_r2.1 contains the following coding sequences:
- the LOC101266709 gene encoding GDP-mannose 4,6 dehydratase 1 translates to MNLKSSIRHVQNLLILIFVVLICNSVNLFFHLCVIVRLDSINLTSTHSISVYYKTPTYKFKKKLTLCHRKMASDRSESTGDSNGDRRKVALITGITGQDGSYLTEFLLDKGYEVHGLIRRSSNFNTQRVNHIYIDPHNVHKARMKLHYADLTDASSLRRWIDTIQPDEVYNLAAQSHVAVSFEIPDYTADVVATGALRLLEAVRSHISATGRSNIRYYQAGSSEMFGSTPPPQSESTPFHPRSPYAVSKCAAHWYTVNYREAYGIFACNGILFNHESPRRGENFVTRKITRAVGRIKIGLQSKLFLGNLQASRDWGFAGDYVEAMWMMLQQEKPDDYVVATEESHTVEEFLEEAFGSVGLKWSDHVVIDKRYFRPTEVDNLKGDSSKARKVLGWKPKVGFKQLVKMMVDEDVELAKREKVLVDAGYMDAQQQP, encoded by the coding sequence ATGAATTTGAAATCGAGCATTAGACACGTGCAAAAtttgctaattttgatatttgttgTTCTTATTTGTAATTCAGtgaatttgttttttcatttgtgtgttatagttagacttgaTTCAATTAATTTGACAAGTACACACTCAATAAGCGTTTACTATAAAACTCCAACGtacaaattcaagaaaaaattaactCTGTGTCACCGAAAAATGGCATCCGATAGATCTGAATCGACCGGAGATTCCAATGGCGATCGCCGGAAAGTAGCTCTGATCACCGGCATTACTGGGCAAGATGGGTCGTATCTTACTGAATTCCTTCTCGACAAGGGCTATGAAGTTCATGGATTGATTCGTAGATCCTCCAATTTCAACACCCAGCGAGTTAATCACATCTATATCGATCCTCACAATGTCCATAAGGCACGCATGAAGCTTCACTATGCCGATCTTACCGATGCCTCTTCTCTCCGCCGTTGGATTGATACAATTCAGCCTGATGAGGTTTACAACCTCGCCGCACAGTCTCATGTTGCCGTCTCCTTTGAGATCCCCGATTACACCGCCGACGTTGTCGCCACCGGTGCTCTCCGTCTTCTGGAGGCTGTCCGTTCTCACATTTCTGCTACTGGAAGATCAAACATCCGTTACTACCAAGCTGGTTCATCTGAGATGTTCGGATCCACCCCACCGCCGCAATCTGAATCTACACCCTTCCACCCTAGATCCCCTTACGCTGTATCCAAGTGTGCCGCGCATTGGTACACTGTTAATTACCGAGAAGCATACGGGATCTTCGCCTGTAACGGGATCCTGTTCAATCATGAATCTCCCAGGCGGGGTGAGAACTTTGTCACTAGGAAGATCACTCGTGCTGTGGGTCGGATCAAGATCGGGCTACAGAGCAAGCTGTTTTTGGGGAATCTGCAGGCATCCAGGGATTGGGGTTTTGCTGGGGACTATGTAGAAGCAATGTGGATGATGCTGCAGCAAGAGAAGCCGGATGATTATGTGGTAGCAACGGAGGAGTCCCACACGGTAGAGGAGTTCTTGGAAGAGGCATTTGGTTCTGTAGGGTTGAAATGGTCGGATCATGTGGTGATCGATAAGAGGTACTTCAGGCCTACAGAAGTTGATAATCTCAAGGGTGATTCGAGCAAGGCGAGGAAAGTTTTGGGATGGAAGCCCAAAGTTGGATTCAAACAACTGGTGAAGATGATGGTAGACGAGGATGTCGAATTGGCTAAAAGGGAGAAGGTTCTTGTTGATGCTGGTTACATGGATGCTCAACAACAGCCTTGA